The genomic window TTTTAGTTCCTTTCTTCTATAAAGGAACGTTTTCATTAAAATCATAGAAATAGGTTTAGGACTTTTGGAGTACACAGTAGTAAGCACTAGAAGGAAAGAGAAAGCTCTTTGGAATTGGGATAATGAACACTATCTGTAAAAAAACTATAAAGGAACTGGATTCTAGCAACCCAAAACTTCTTAAAAAACAAGCAGCAATTTTTCAAGGTGTCACTTTCCAAGCATATAATGTAGGTCATTAACACGTGCATGTAGCTAGATAAAGTGAAAGCTCAAAAcagacatataaataaataacactGTAATTCATTAATGAACTGTAGATTAGAAAATTTTGGATAGGAAAACCTTTGTAATTGTTGGGGAATTCCTTCTAGAAGGATGAACAAAACGCCGATTTATGGTTTCAGAAGTTTCCAGTGTCACTGAAACCTAAAAATAGCAGTTCTTCTAGTTAACCTCAAGATGCATCATTCAATAGTTCATAGTTTCTTCAGTTATCTAGTAGTTTCTCAATTTGATCATTACCTCAAGGCATCTTCTAGCTCCTTCTTCATGAAAGAAAGTAAGAGTACCACCTATCTGTTAATCGAATAGGTAAAAGGAATACAATAAGAGAAGAAACAACAAACATGATTTAAGCAAGGAGACAGAAGCTACCAGTTTAACTGATTTTACCATATCACTAAAGTAATATGTGGACTCAGAATTTTTGGGGGAAAATCTTAGCAAAACATGTTCATCCATCCTGATATTATAAGACCTTCCTCGAATAAAGCCCTCTGCTGCAGAAAATGCTAAAAATTAAGTTTACCAAGATTCACATATTAAACAGATGAAGACAAGATTTATGATGCATGAGaaacaaacaaaacataaaaaatgtcAGAAAGTCTGATACTTTACAGGCTACAGATTCAGTAGGTGCAGAAGATACTCCTGTTACATCCGGATATAGAGTTCTTGCAGGAGCCTGCTGCTGACTTTGAGATAAAACAGCCAATGATTTGTCTGTTGGAAAATATTTCGGAGGGCATGATAAGGATCAGAAAGAAAACCTATTATCTCGAATCAAACCAATGGTATTGCCTCAGCATGTGTGCTGAAAATCTTACAAGTAATCACAACAATTGAACCGAACACATAAGTATGTCTATATGATGACAGGAAGAAAAGACAAGTTTAGTGTAAAGTGCAAATAGTGTCTGTACATAAACAAGTATAACTTCTTGCAAATTGCATAATCAAGTATAATTTAATTACCAGTGTTAGAATCATGCATGACCTCAGCCACTGATAATCGATGAAGTCCGACATTTGAAGGCAAACTCGAATAGTCAATATCATGATATGGACCATCTCTATTTGAAGACCTGGCTGTTGTTGATTCAAAGGATAAGGAACTTCTAAAGcttttaaacaaattttccttcaaAGGGTTATATGATGAAACAGATGATATTTCATCTCTTGAGCTCTCATACCCTTCCTCGACACCATCATTCGTGTCACTCACCCTAGCCTGTAACTAATATCAATTTACTGAGAAATCATTCAACTCAAACAATAAGCCAAAAGCATTATCAACATTAATAACAGCCTTACCCATTCCGAGTCTCCATCTATCTCTTTCCAATACATATCTGTTTGGATGGTAGTGGAAGGAACAATATCTAAAACATCAAAAGGAAACATAGTTATCAAACTTAAGTTATTGTCAAATCAGATTGAACTTATTGAATTTCTTTATATGACAAGCAATGACTAATGTTTACAATACTAGAGTTAGCTCTatgagagagaaaagagaaaacgTCACTGGAAACAAAATCTAGCAATGATTGGAACATATCTACCTTTGCTTAAGATTTAAATTCTTACATCCTTCCTGCTTTATTGTTGAGTAATTACATTTGCATCCTAAAACTTCATTAAAATTCTTGACTAGAAGCACATACTCATCACGTCAAAACTGAAAATTACtgcttatcaataatttcaccaaatttaataaattaaaatagaggaAGAGAGATCGTAAAGTTGAAACTTGAAATGTTAACAACTTACCATCACTTTGGCCATCTTCCATTACCAAACCATTTCCCTTCTCAGTTACCCATACTTGAAAAGGAACACGAGCCTCCTGTTGGAAGGCAAAGTTCATAAAAATCAATGATATATCATAACTCTTCCACATAATACATAGTTCAAAGAATCAGACTAGGATGATGACTAGTCCTCACCAAGATACAGTTGCGCACGAGGACAAATGCAAAAAAAGAAACACATGCATGGATATGCCAAAATTCCCCAATGTGTTTAACTATAAATTTACGTACTCTAgctttcaaaaaacaaaaatttatgtaCTAAAAAAGGAGCCAATAAGAGAGGACAAAGTGAATTATCGCCAATATTAAATACAATTGCACAAATGAAGTAAACAAAATGGTTAACGGGCACTCAAATGCAAATGACAAAATCTTTGACATTTAAGGATTTTCAAAACTTCAGCCTTATATTCATAAACAGAAACCTTGCACCAGtatcaaaatacaaatttatgaAAGTGAAAAATAGCTATAAACTTCCATTGCTCCTCACATATGAAACAACAAATAAACTTATGATTATCAGACTCTTTTGTTCTTTTGACTTTTCCCTATTACAGCGGGGCAAGTCTTTAGCAGACTGTCTGAACCCTAGGTCAGAAGTAGCTTTGTTACCAGAAAGTTCAACAAGATTCCTATTTCAAGAGCACTATCATCAAGTCAAGCATGTCTAATTGTAAAAGATAACAGAAGAAAATTTTGGGATCGatcaaaaaaattatgaatataagTAAAACCAACCACTTTGGTAAGATCTTTTACGGACTCCTTGCTGGAGTGACCATTTTCCATTAGCAGCCATGGAACAGACATGGTActctttatataatataaataacgAATGGTAGTACCCTTGTAAGATGGTGGTATAACGCTAGGAAGCATAGCTCGTACCACATCTACAAATAAGAGTAAAAAGTAAGATACAAAAAGAAAACCTgttgaatgaaaaatataatgaaataataacaAGGTAAATAATTGTGACAAATAACCATAGCAAGAAGTAACAAGATACTGTATactaaaaaccattaaaaattcatttaaaaaaactGCATGACTAGGTGCCTATAGTAATTCAACTAGAAATGGAGACATTTACAAATAATGCAATATAGCTTTCATCTTTGAAATCACCTTTTTGCATATTTAGCCCTTTTTGCAGATAAGAGACTCAACATTTGTTCTTTCTTCCTTCTATTGTTTTTCTTATGACAAAATCCATCTTTCTAGCTAcaatttttctttctaaaaagTAAATGAACTGAATGAATTATAATTCTATACTAATTTTTAAGCAACTTAGTATCATGCAGTTTTCATCAAGAAAAGAACTAGGAGTTTGACAAAAACAGGATTGCATTTGCTCATCACTACAACGTCAGTATATTCATTTTGCTTGAGAAAGAAATACTCACCAATAGCATTGATTACATTTTATGATGGATAAATAGatttcgaaagaaaaaaaaagaacaagtttTACACACTTGCACTTATATATATGTACCATAAAACATTAACAGTATATAGACTAACAATTTTTTGAAGAGCCAGAATTCACAATCTGATTTGAAACCATTGATGGTGTTGAAGAATCCAAAAAAACATGTTCACCTGAAAAAAAAAGGATTGAGAacaataatataaacataaaatgcacaaataataataataataataattataataataataaaaggaaagaaagaaagaaagagtacatgatctttttctttccttttggtATCAGTTTCAGTTCTATTCATCTCCCAAGGTTAAAAACAAGGCCGATTGCTAATGCAATTTATCTAAATTTGAAATGACGTTGAAGACTAATGgccaaaaattaaaagattactTGATACTAAAATGTGAGAAGAAACTGAAAATGTTGGCAAATAGCAGTTTAGACACACTCCTTTACATTGATCTGACTTCATTCTCCTAGAGAAAAAAGTATAAAGCAAAAGAATTTCGAATTCAATCTATTAATATAAACTCTAAATAAGTGAGCAATGAATACAATTTTAATCCAACCTCTCCCATGTTTCATTCCGGTCAATGGTTTTTGGATGGCAAACCATTGGGTATCCAATTTCTCAATCCCTTTAATTTCGAAGCCAAGCCTTTCAACCCAAAGTGAAGGCACAGTACTACTAGTCTTGTCACCAATTAGGGGATTGCAGATCTCAATTGTGACATAGATAGAATCTCCAGGTCTATAAACATCTCGATCAGTTTGCAGTTTTAGTTTTGGGTTCAATTGACTTATATCTCCATCCTCGGTACCAACCTTACTATATCCCCCATCTCCAAAGAAAGAAAACCTATATGGCAACATTGCCTCTAAACAAATTTCATGAAATTCATCAACAATGAAATCAACCTGCAAAATGTATAGCAAATGTAAAATTAAAGATTGCTTTATGGAGCACATGAACTGCATTCCAAATAGAAGGAATAATTGGAGACCTAAAATAAGCTACTTGTTTGGTTGTCGTACAAATTTTAAGAAAGACAAATGGGTTGGCTTTCCAATCCATTTTTCCTTAGGAACCAAATGGAAATCAAGATGCTCCTTCAGAGTTAAATGAtccaaaatattaaaagaaaaataggatTGATACACATAAAGATTcgataataaattaagtttatgTCACCTTAAAACTGAGATCACGAGGAAAGGAAATTGAATGTGTTTAAATAACAAGGGTCAAAATGCATGTGAAACAattaaaaggaaaggaaaggaaaggaaatggcAATATGGAGGAACTCCAGGTTTAAGCTCCAATCGCCCAGATTTGAAATCCTGGTTTGGTtagttaaacttttttttttccttttaaatctGCTTGACTGACCTGACTACTTAACAGACGCCACAGCCCCGCGCGCAGAACTCACGGTATAACGCGCAATGATGAGATGGGTAGGCCGGGTTGACTTTACCATATCTCGTTACCCAAATTCTTTAAGTGCAACTAAAAGTGTTCATAGGTCGAGTTAAGCTATCTAGATCAATTTTTTAAGTTTAGAATCGGCCTGGCCATAAAAATGACCttatttttttttgctcaagCTTGGTTCAATTTAAGAAAGATAAGTCCAGGCTTGACTCGGCTAgtccatattttattattttagattaatttttatttaaaattaagaaatttaaaaaataacaaaccaAATGCATTAAAATctctaaaataaaagttttctaacacgttaaaaaatatttatattaaaaaaataatcataaatataataaatgttttattatattaaaaaataaaataaaataaaataaatattttattgtattaaatataatatttaaaattttatattttgggttggatTATTTGAGTTAATTAAGCAAATATGACGATTTTGAAACGTATTAAGAGTTTTAGATGTGTTTCCTAAAATTTAGGAAAACAGACTGCTTTTGTAGAGAGAATAAAAACACACTTCCAACTAGAAGCGTTTTCGTCCAACAGTAAGTCAACAATCATTTTCCCAACAGTTAAAAAATCCAACTATTAAAAGAATATGAACATTGTTCTGGGCAACAGATTAATTTTGCGAAATCCCTAATCCGTGTTAGTGTTTATGTGCACCCTGAGTTGCGAGCTGCTATGGAAGACACTTTGGGCGTGCGCGGTACTGCAAACCCTGGGAAATATCTGGGACTTCCGGTGATTGTTGGAAGAAACAAAAAGCAGGCTTTTCGATCTATTAAGGACTGGGTTTTAGATCGTATTGGGAGTTGGCTTAATAGGTGTCTTTCGCAGGGTGGTAAGGCTATCTTTATTAAATCTATCCTACAAGCTATCCCAATTTACCCTAtgtcttgtttttttttatttcagacTTCTTTTTGTAAAGAGCTTGAGGCCTTGCTTTGTCGCTATTGGTGGGGTGAGGCTAACTTACGGAAGGGATTCATTGGTGTTCCTTAGAGGGTTCGTGCGATCTTAAGGAAGTTGGTGGATTGGGATTTCGAAGTTTGTCAAAACTTAATATTGCTTTGCTTGCTAAAAAAGGTTGGCGTTTGATGAATAGCTCAGATTCTTTAGTTACTCGCGTGCTTAAAGCTAAATACTACTTAACTACTAATTTTATGGGGTCAGAGTTAGGGAATCAACCTTCCTTCATGTGGCACATTATTTGGGCAGCTAAGGGACTACTGCAAATGGGCTGTGGATGGCAAGTGGGGAATGGCTCTTCCGTTTCCATTTGGGATAATGCATGGCTCCCCGGTGAGAAACCCTACAAAATTCAATCTATGAGGATTAATGGATTTGAGAAGGTTGCTGATTTAATTGATGTTAACAGTGGCAGTTGGAATCAGGAATTGCTAAGAGGGTTATTCTTTGACTAGGATGTGCGGAATGTGTTGTCTATTCCTTTGGCCTTTCACTCATTGGAAGATTAGTGGAGATGGTGCCTTGTAGATGATGGAAATTACACAGTTTGGAATGGGTATCAACTTCTACTCCGAGGCTTCCCCAACTCGGATGATGACAGGTACAATCATATGGGGCAAACTATTAGGCGATGTTACAGACAACTTTGGGCTGCGGGTTttttacatacataaataatacaaaaaaattaaaataatactaaaacaataCAACCATTTTATTATGTACCAAAATAgtacaaacaataaaaaaaagctGACGGAAGTGACAGGACCCTAGTCAAGGGTCTGCCataggcggcaccaaaggtgccagtGGCAGAGGCGACACCAAAGGTGCCTCTACCACAGGCGACACCTGTGCCATGTTTTCTCGCCTTTTGGGGACCTTATAATGGTCCCCAATTTCACTTTCACTTTAGCTGCAcaaaggagaagaaagaaaaggaaatgagaagaagaaaaaggatgaAGAGGAGAAGGAGAGGGCGGtgccaaaaaaagaaaagaaaaagagagaaagagaatagagaatagagaaaggagaaagaaagagaagaaaaaaaatagaaaaataaggtatttttaaaaaataataatggattatcttattattatgtttttttgtatattttttattattttttgttgttagtttagttattattgttagttattaggattaataaaaattctaattatgattttagttagtattattattgttagtttttagggtttagttattaataattattgttacttagtattattgttagtaaaaaactaatattattattctggttagttattaggattagtAAAAACCCTAATTATAATTTTAGTTAGTATGATTGTTAGTTTTTACACTAtattattgttagttattatttttagtaaaaccctaattattattgttagttagtattatttttagtaaaaaactattattattattttgttagttattaggattagtggttaaatgttgttcatgtacAAAATGATAACTGAAATAGTATgagcttatgaatgaaaaaaagtgcatattgaaacattaatttttttttatttaagtaatttatttactgttcgaaatttttttttgaaattttgtttattttttaacagattgaatattgaagatggatgatAAGTTTTTCATATGCGTTTATTTTGATGGAATTATCTTGACAACAACtattggatgtatatttgaatgtcggcaacaaatagaaatgagatttaatagaaatgtctcgttggatggaatgaaaaaaaaatttctataagtttccagtttcgacaaattcgatcaaattcaccaaaatggaacttgtagacgacaaagacgtggagacaatgatcGCTCTTTACTGTGGGAATGAGAGTAACAAAAATGCAccaattcacttatttgctgagttagccaatatggagcaaaatgaagatgCCAATGCATATGGTGAAGAACATGGAGCTCAAGAACCGTGCATGGTAACTCcaatatcgtacgttgatagtgaatcgactataGGTGGGATTAGTATCAATCTCAATATTACATAcgatattgatgtggttggtgatgatggatacgATGGTAGCGACCATTGTGATCAAGAGGTCGATAGTAACAATGATCTCGATGTTGACGATATACCtaatgatattgacgatgaagatgtgAATAACGATAGAAACATTAACGCGTCTTCGGTCGGGAACCAGATGCGACGTATTATGATACACAATAATCTTGGGCCACACATATTGGTTATAGACCCCGACGCAGTGCATGTAGCTGAGTTcccggagtaccctgaaatacttcCTGCTCACCGGCTGGCCATAAATTCTGATTATGAGGAGTTATTCGTAggccagagattcgaaagtaaaGAAGAGTGTGTATTTGCTATTAAACGGTATAGCATGAACATAACAGTAGATTATAAAGTCATAGTGTCTAAACCGACAGTATATATTAGGGAGTGTTGGAAGGCAGCgaaaggctgcaattggcgggtaTGAGCTGCATTCATTCAAAATTCGCAGATGTgagagatacgaaaatttgttgggcctcatacatgcacatcaacacgtatgacagaagatcatcaaaaacttgattccaaaactatctgtacgtgtatcatgccaatggtgaaggacatgtcgaccattaaagtttcggtactgattgccgaaatgcaagcacgattctagtatcgagtatcatatcgaAAGGCGTGGATAGCTAAATAGATGGCAGTGGAGTAATTGTATAGGGATTATGATTCGTCGTATAGCGAGTTACAAGGATGGATAGCTACTATGCGGGAGTACGTACCGGGGACTGTGATTGAGTTACAAACAAGACCTTATTACGGCCCGGACAAACAATTACAGCcgggaaaaagaattttccatcgaatgttctggacgtttgatccatATGTGCGGGCATTTCCCTACTGTAAGCTGTTTGTGCAGGTGGATGgacctggctatatggaaaatatacacagatcatacTTCTTGCTGTTGCTCAAGGCAGCAATAGaaacgtgctcccgatagcattttCCATATTAGATAAGGAGAACTTAAAatcttgggaattcttccttaccaacctgcggaggtatgttattagcaacgataatatttgtATCATCTTCGATAGAGGGAAAAGTTTAATTGCAACAATTAGGTGTTCCGGTGTGCCATGGAGATCCGTTTAATGCATCCGTTAAATTGCAACTAACTTCTATCGaaattataagaatgcagactggaagagacaaaTAGTGGCAATAggtaaatgataaccttatcttttcaatataagttgtaatgttttatgttatcGAGCTACTGGAACTTATCTCTTCTTAATACGTATACAGCGTACGAGTTAGAGCCACATATTTTCCGCCAAAGAATGattcgacttgagagtgacatgaaGGGTCAAACGAACATATCTTTTTTATAGTGGTTGGGTACAATGGAGCCATGGCAATGGGCTTAAAGTTTTGACGAAGGCTTTCattatggtcaaatgaccacaaacttagtggAAGGGGTCAACGTTGTGTTGTTGAAAACACGACATCTTTTGATTGCATCTGTCTTCTCGgctacattctacaggttggctactTTGATGCCAAGAATGAGTCAGCAACAGGTCAACCAGATGGAGGCGGGACACGTGTCTGTCGAAGATATCAGGGATGCAATGGTTGTAAACCGTTGGATGACGAGGTCGATAAATGTAGAAATATGTTCACGACACCTGAAAACGTTTCGAGTTACAAAGACCGTCGGTCGTCGACCcagtataccacctaggtcctatggagttgatctccGGAACAGACGGTGCAAATGTAGGAGGTTCAAAACACTTTATTATCCATGTGCACACGCCGTGGCAGCGTGTACTAAAGTGAACCTTAATGTTGAACAATTGAAAATCCATTcaatatttaaaagaatattaagaagttaaaattttattctatattattatttatatggtttccaaattaagttataaaaaatataattgatttgaaataattaaaattatatccaAAATGGAGCCATTTAACCTTAAATTGATGGTTCAATGGGGTGGTCCTAGGGGTATACCTTTGCGGAGGTCAACGTTCACGTTGTGGGTGATCGCGACGACCAACATCCTCTTTAGGCGCAGGTGAGGGTGTGATAAACATGGAAGAAAAATCATGTGGCTCGAATGGCATCGATGAACTTGAACCGGAATGAGTGCCATGATGCTGTGGATACGACCTAGGGGGACTGATGTACTGCAGTGGATATGGGCCGGGAGTGTTGCACTGCAGTGGGTACGATCCAAAGATATCAAACCCGTAATGGTATCTACCCCCTGACAAGCGCGGGAAATAGTCATTGTCCGCCAAATCTGGATGATAAGACTGTGAATCCGAATGTAAATGTGATTGCTTGGGATCTGGCTCGAGCTCCGACTCGGGCTCCGGTACGGGATTAGGCTGGAGACTAAGATCTGTCACTGGCTCCGCCTCTATATCAACCACTGGCTCGTTTGCCCTAGGTCGCTGCATGTGCGGGGGGACTACAGTGGACTGCCCTCCAAGTAAATATGGCTTTGCCAAACTAgagtaccattgtatgtactctaCTGATGGTTGCAAATAGGAAGCCATAACCATTTGAGGTATTCGAGCCATCCGATTATTCCACAGCGCAACAAATCTCTGGTGCTTAACCCCCCAATTCAACTACGGTTTCCCTCTCTTGTTGATGCCGTGAACCACTCCCACCTCACATGGCGGATCGGGGATTTATTGGACGCAACCAAACTGTCATAGCACTCGATCCCCATGGTACCACTCGACtacattgaaatttataattggtgcGTTAGTACACCACATATGAGAATGGACGTGGGCAGACGAGGGTATAATAGCTGCAATTTCCGGTCTACGATAtggcatccatataaactgcatgattaataacatggttataaTTTAACATGGTGTGAGTAAGATatagaaaataacatgtcatgaatattagaatagcttaccccttcccCGGCATGCTATTCGATCATCAAACGGTATATCGGGACAATGTACGACCTCCCGATACCCGGATAAATACTACATCTACGAAAACAAATTTCAAGTCAATATAGTATTGCTGCAATAGTATCATAAAGAAATTGTCAATTAATGACAAGttatattttatcacctgttAACTAGGAGATATACATATGGTTAGTGACTAATTGATGCCAAGAATAGCATTCGATAAAGTGCCCAGGACTGCAACAATGTAAGGCATCCGCCCATGTCTACCACAGCAGGCTTTGTCGTCCGACAAAGCTCCCGATACAACACTGTCAGAACTGCGAAGCCCCAGCTATACGAGCGAACATTACTCAAATCAGCTAATAGAGGTAAGTGCATGATATGAACCTTGTTATTGTTTGAATCAGGCATCAGTACTCCCCTGATAATATGTATGATGTACGCTCGAGCAGCGCACATCAACTCTCCTTCAGTGGCATTAGCTGATAAGTGTCCAAAATTTCCTTTCAGCCATGTAAATTTCAAGCCCGAAAAATTTGACTCATCATCGTCGGGCGAGTCTCCTAGTAAGCTATAACATAGTACAGTCGGCTCAGCAAAAGTAATTATTCCTGTTATGGGACTCTCGTCGATTGGGAGCCCAAGCTGCAGTGCAACATCCTCTAAAGTCACTGTACACTCCCCACATGAAAAATGAAAAGTGTAGGTCTCTGGGGGCGACCGCTCCACTAGTGCAGATATTAAATCGTATCGCAAGTCGAACGTCCAGATCAATGCTGCTGACCAAAATCCAGCTTGCTCCAAGTAGGGCATCAATCGTTCATCCGGGAGATATCCTATACCATTTACCCGGCCCCTTAATACGCGGTACGAGCCctgatagtgttaaattacagaaaattaatattaagataacaagatttatttatatatattacgtatatcCTTTTCTAATAGAAcccgtgattaacaaataataatatattaccatattattaGCTGCATCAGATATGTGAGGATCGTCGTTAATCAATCGagccattgcgatgcctgcaatttcaaaacaaatttctgattttaatttcaatatatttttttattttcggatttatcttatttttgaattttattgctttcaaaaaatatattatttttgtattttattattttatattattttagtacataaagtttgaaatgtattaatttagtgtatttttttatataaatttagtaaaaaacccttattttgaccatttgttcgtatttttcttattttcagattttactactttcaaaaaatatattattttcgtattttattattttatattattttagtacataatatttgaaatgtattattttagtgtttttttatataaatttagtaaaaaactctTATTTTGGTCCTTTgttcatatttttcttattttcggattttattactttcaaaaaatatattattttcgtattttattattttatattattttagtacataaagtttgaaatgtattaatttagtgtgtgtgttttttatataaatttagtaaaaaaactcttattttggccatttgttcatatttttcttattttcgaattttattactttcaaaaaatatactattttcgtattttattattttatattattttagtacataatatttgaaatgtattattttagtgtgtttttatataaatttagtaaaaacccctattttggccctttgttcgtatttttcttattttcgaattttattacttttaaaaaatatactattttcgtattttattattttatattattttagtacataatgtttgaaatgtattattttagtgtatttttataaaaatttagtaaaaaaccattattttggccctttgttcgtatttttcttattttcggattttattactttcagtaaatatactatttttgttttttatttcttttcgtattttatttttttaataaacatatttttttggtattttatttttaatactatttttgtaaaaaaaaatctcattacaacatgctaaataaatttcataaaaaatataactaatcAACATAAAATAcacttaacaaattaattaaataaaataaaataataaaacatagaatgtactaacataaataataaaacataaataataaaataataagacatagtatgtacataacataaataataaaacatagaatgtacataacataaaaattaaaattaaattatgaatgaatgaaaatatagataaatataaacataccttaatatctctttttaatcaaataatatcttgcaaaaaaataaatttaaaattaaatcaaaaccaatcacattataataataacaacaaaaataaacaaatttcttttATACCATTACTtactctattaaaaaaattacctttattttttttcctttctttttccttccctccctcttcttcttctccttctctttttctttttcctttttcttccttcTGCGCCTCCttccccttcttcttcttctcttctcttctctttttctcttttcttcttctctcatTCTTCTTTCCTGCTGTTTCATTTTGCCAC from Gossypium hirsutum isolate 1008001.06 chromosome D12, Gossypium_hirsutum_v2.1, whole genome shotgun sequence includes these protein-coding regions:
- the LOC107946109 gene encoding uncharacterized protein isoform X5, with amino-acid sequence METEEPFPTCHPQPICSSPLAAQIMCHMKEGEHVFLDSSTPSMVSNQIVNSGSSKNYVVRAMLPSVIPPSYKGTTIRYLYYIKSTMSVPWLLMENGHSSKESVKDLTKVEARVPFQVWVTEKGNGLVMEDGQSDDIVPSTTIQTDMYWKEIDGDSEWARVSDTNDGVEEGYESSRDEISSVSSYNPLKENLFKSFRSSLSFESTTARSSNRDGPYHDIDYSSLPSNVGLHRLSVAEVMHDSNTDKSLAVLSQSQQQAPARTLYPDVTGVSSAPTESVASEGFIRGRSYNIRMDEHVLLRFSPKNSESTYYFSDMIGGTLTFFHEEGARRCLEVSVTLETSETINRRFVHPSRRNSPTITKVQSDHHEVVADLVQTSFLFSIPMDGPMSFSTPHISVEWALRFEFFTTPKNLDWTRYEHPLLVEGRDKSEWVLPITVHAPPSGTSSTLTRTEKPFSLEPLWVHS
- the LOC107946109 gene encoding uncharacterized protein isoform X2 — encoded protein: MLPYRFSFFGDGGYSKVGTEDGDISQLNPKLKLQTDRDVYRPGDSIYVTIEICNPLIGDKTSSTVPSLWVERLGFEIKGIEKLDTQWFAIQKPLTGMKHGRGEHVFLDSSTPSMVSNQIVNSGSSKNYVVRAMLPSVIPPSYKGTTIRYLYYIKSTMSVPWLLMENGHSSKESVKDLTKVEARVPFQVWVTEKGNGLVMEDGQSDDIVPSTTIQTDMYWKEIDGDSEWARVSDTNDGVEEGYESSRDEISSVSSYNPLKENLFKSFRSSLSFESTTARSSNRDGPYHDIDYSSLPSNVGLHRLSVAEVMHDSNTDKSLAVLSQSQQQAPARTLYPDVTGVSSAPTESVASEGFIRGRSYNIRMDEHVLLRFSPKNSESTYYFSDMIGGTLTFFHEEGARRCLEVSVTLETSETINRRFVHPSRRNSPTITKVQSDHHEVVADLVQTSFLFSIPMDGPMSFSTPHISVEWALRFEFFTTPKNLDWTRYEHPLLVEGRDKSEWVLPITVHAPPSGTSSTLTRTEKPFSLEPLWVHS
- the LOC107946109 gene encoding uncharacterized protein isoform X4, which encodes METEEPFPTCHPQPICSSPLAAQIMCHMKEGEHVFLDSSTPSMVSNQIVNSGSSKNYVVRAMLPSVIPPSYKGTTIRYLYYIKSTMSVPWLLMENGHSSKESVKDLTKVEARVPFQVWVTEKGNGLVMEDGQSDDIVPSTTIQTDMYWKEIDGDSEWLQARVSDTNDGVEEGYESSRDEISSVSSYNPLKENLFKSFRSSLSFESTTARSSNRDGPYHDIDYSSLPSNVGLHRLSVAEVMHDSNTDKSLAVLSQSQQQAPARTLYPDVTGVSSAPTESVASEGFIRGRSYNIRMDEHVLLRFSPKNSESTYYFSDMIGGTLTFFHEEGARRCLEVSVTLETSETINRRFVHPSRRNSPTITKVQSDHHEVVADLVQTSFLFSIPMDGPMSFSTPHISVEWALRFEFFTTPKNLDWTRYEHPLLVEGRDKSEWVLPITVHAPPSGTSSTLTRTEKPFSLEPLWVHS
- the LOC107946109 gene encoding uncharacterized protein isoform X1 encodes the protein MLPYRFSFFGDGGYSKVGTEDGDISQLNPKLKLQTDRDVYRPGDSIYVTIEICNPLIGDKTSSTVPSLWVERLGFEIKGIEKLDTQWFAIQKPLTGMKHGRGEHVFLDSSTPSMVSNQIVNSGSSKNYVVRAMLPSVIPPSYKGTTIRYLYYIKSTMSVPWLLMENGHSSKESVKDLTKVEARVPFQVWVTEKGNGLVMEDGQSDDIVPSTTIQTDMYWKEIDGDSEWLQARVSDTNDGVEEGYESSRDEISSVSSYNPLKENLFKSFRSSLSFESTTARSSNRDGPYHDIDYSSLPSNVGLHRLSVAEVMHDSNTDKSLAVLSQSQQQAPARTLYPDVTGVSSAPTESVASEGFIRGRSYNIRMDEHVLLRFSPKNSESTYYFSDMIGGTLTFFHEEGARRCLEVSVTLETSETINRRFVHPSRRNSPTITKVQSDHHEVVADLVQTSFLFSIPMDGPMSFSTPHISVEWALRFEFFTTPKNLDWTRYEHPLLVEGRDKSEWVLPITVHAPPSGTSSTLTRTEKPFSLEPLWVHS